In Carya illinoinensis cultivar Pawnee chromosome 7, C.illinoinensisPawnee_v1, whole genome shotgun sequence, the following are encoded in one genomic region:
- the LOC122316218 gene encoding uncharacterized protein LOC122316218, giving the protein MEATRLSSASAALLLWRPIMSLPSPNCRRKHVGRTVKAGRSERNGRHYGGRLVDKNMIVLRMLIREMKISETSQAEPPSNWTEWEKQYYTHYDEDVCEVIGQLQSYFVKNC; this is encoded by the coding sequence ATGGAAGCAACCAGACTTTCATCGGCTTCCGCCGCCCTGCTTTTGTGGCGGCCTATTATGTCGTTGCCATCACCTAATTGCCGGAGAAAACACGTTGGGCGGACTGTGAAAGCAGGTAGATCAGAAAGAAATGGACGACATTATGGGGGTAGGCTCGTGGACAAGAACATGATCGTGCTGCGAATGCTCATCAGGGAGATGAAGATTTCAGAGACAAGTCAGGCCGAGCCACCATCAAACTGGACGGAGTGGGAGAAGCAATATTATACGCATTATGATGAGGATGTTTGTGAAGTAATAGGGCAATTGCAGtcttattttgttaaaaactgTTGA